Proteins co-encoded in one Arachis stenosperma cultivar V10309 chromosome 7, arast.V10309.gnm1.PFL2, whole genome shotgun sequence genomic window:
- the LOC130940594 gene encoding heavy metal-associated isoprenylated plant protein 28, producing the protein MANMQIVAAYKNVVEAQYVEMMVPLYSYGCEKKIKKALSALKGIYSVNVDYYQQKVTVWGICNKYDVLETVRSKRKDARFWNPEDNLELLEDPKSSPSSPITTLHHKDFKRSLTLTKVRSLSLKAWKKVFTRSYSF; encoded by the exons ATGGCGAACATGCAAATAGTAGCAGCGTACAAGAATGTTGTGGAGGCACAGTATGTGGAGATGATGGTTCCCTTGTATTCTTATGGATGCGAGAAGAAAATCAAGAAAGCCTTATCTGCTCTTAAag GTATATACTCAGTGAATGTGGATTACTACCAACAAAAAGTGACAGTATGGGGAATTTGCAACAAATATGATGTGCTAGAAACCGTAAGAAGCAAGAGAAAAGATGCTCGTTTTTGGAACCCTGAAGACAATCTTGAATTATTAGAGGATCCAAAATCATCACCATCTTCACCAATAACAACTCTTCATCACAAAGATTTTAAGCGCTCTTTAACTTTGACTAAGGTTCGCTCTCTAAGTTTGAAAGCGTGG